In Arachis hypogaea cultivar Tifrunner chromosome 17, arahy.Tifrunner.gnm2.J5K5, whole genome shotgun sequence, a single window of DNA contains:
- the LOC112762996 gene encoding protein FAR1-RELATED SEQUENCE 5-like: MDEFSSGDQAPEWTSSSSDDSIYYEDEDSHQGVENTDNIESSIEKDDDKVTTTMLWSSEFDEEVHAYKAYIKYARDMGFVVRKRDLSRDEDVNLNRRYYVCNCQGTRDPKHYRLVDRKRNHKPETRIGCKAHCSVYLDKLSMKWRVKTLEEEHNHPMIPEQFVHLISSYRKLTEADKVRIVCMKEPGFQTSQIVGVLAKLAGGYDNLNFMKKDVYNFIDRDRRAKIENGDAAAAISYLQGKADVDPMSVTRYTLVNGNKLGNLFWADGLMINDY; encoded by the coding sequence atggATGAATTTAGCAGTGGTGATCAAGCTCCTGAGTGGACCAGTAGCAGCAGTGACGATAGCATTTACTATGAGGATGAAGATTCTCATCAAGGTGTTGAGAACACTGATAATATTGAATCTAGCATAGAGAAAGATGATGACAAGGTTACTACAACTATGCTATGGAGTTCTGAGTTTGACGAGGAGGTTCATGCCTATAAAGCTTATATAAAGTATGCGAGAGATATGGGTTTTGTTGTCCGTAAAAGAGACTTGTCAAGAGATGAGGATGTGAATTTGAATAGAAGATACTATGTTTGCAATTGCCAAGGGACAAGGGATCCAAAACACTATCGTCTAGTTGATAGAAAGAGGAATCATAAGCCAGAGACAAGAATTGGTTGCAAGGCACATTGTTCTGTTTATTTGGATAAGTTGTCCATGAAATGGAGAGTTAAGACACTAGAAGAGGAGCACAACCATCCAATGATCCCAGAACAATTTGTTCATTTAATTTCTAGCTATCGGAAGTTGACTGAGGCTGACAAAGTCCGGATTGTTTGCATGAAGGAACCTGGGTTTCAAACTTCTCAAATTGTTGGGGTTTTGGCGAAGCTTGCTGGTGGCTATGATAACCTTAATTTCATGAAGAAGGATGTTTATAACTTCATTGATCGAGATAGGCGTGCAAAGATAGAGAACGGAGATGCTGCGGCAGCAATAAGTTATCTTCAGGGTAAGGCAGATGTGGACCCAATGTCTGTTACTCGTTATACACTAGTCAACGGTAACAAATTGGGTAATCTTTTCTGGGCTGATGGACTTATGATCAATGACTACTAA
- the LOC112762995 gene encoding probable O-methyltransferase 3: MLKAQCHIWNHMYSFVNTVSLKCAVDLDIFETIHKHGKPMSLSQLIASLQIHPSKTTFIHRLIRILTHSDFFATTNVADNNNEIEIGYVLTDSSMLLLKEHPLSIRTFFVNSLDPILTNPWNKLSTWYKNEDPTPFETEHGIMVWEYGGREPRLNHLINDAMASDARFISEMVIEKCKGVFEGLESLVDVGGGNGTLAKAIAKSFPQLECTVLDQPHVVADLEGSDNLKYVGGNMFEAIPPADAVLMKGILHDWNDKECINILKKSNEAILSKGKEGKLIIIDMVVQEDEKEDPELVETQLFFDLLMLVMAAGKERSEKEWAKLFFSAGFSDYKIIPVLGMRSVIEVYP, translated from the exons ATGCTTAAAGCTCAATGCCACATATGGAATCATATGTATAGTTTTGTGAACACTGTTTCCCTTAAATGTGCCGTTGACTTAGACATATTTGAAACCATACACAAACATGGAAAACCCATGTCACTCTCACAACTCATTGCTTCATTGCAAATTCACCCTTCAAAAACCACCTTCATCCATCGCTTGATAAGAATCTTGACACATTCCGACTTCTTCGCAACGACAAATGTGGCCGATAACAATAATGAGATCGAAATTGGGTATGTTCTAACTGATTCGTCTATGTTGTTACTTAAGGAACACCCCTTAAGTATAAGGACTTTCTTTGTTAACTCGCTTGATCCAATTTTGACAAATCCATGGAACAAGTTGTCAACATGGTACAAAAATGAAGATCCTACGCCGTTTGAAACAGAGCATGGGATAATGGTATGGGAGTATGGTGGCCGTGAACCTAGGCTcaatcatttgatcaatgatgccATGGCAAGTGATGCTAGATTCATTAGCGAAATGGTGATTGAGAAGTGCAAAGGTGTGTTTGAGGGATTGGAATCATTGGTTGATGTTGGTGGAGGCAATGGAACTCTTGCAAAGGCCATTGCCAAATCATTCCCACAGTTGGAGTGCACTGTGCTTGATCAGCCACATGTTGTTGCTGACTTGGAAGGAAGTGACAACCTTAAATATGTTGGAGGGAACATGTTTGAGGCCATTCCTCCTGCGGATGCTGTTTTGATGAAG GGGATTTTGCATGACTGGAATGATAAAGAATGCATTAACATATTGAAGAAAAGCAATGAAGCAATTCTGAGCAAAGGCAAAGAAGGGAAATTGATCATTATAGACATGGTAGTTCAGGAAGATGAGAAGGAAGATCCTGAATTAGTGGAAACGCAACTCTTCTTTGACTTGCTCATGTTGGTTATGGCTGCCGGAAAGGAGAGAAGTGAAAAAGAATGGGCCAAGTTGTTCTTCTCTGCCGGATTCAGTGACTATAAGATAATTCCAGTTTTAGGTATGAGGTCTGTTATTGAGGTCTACCCATAA